CGCACCACCGCGCCATAGTGTTTGACCAGCGCGAAACGGGTGGCGATGCCGTCGCCGATACCGATCTGCTGATCGAGCACTGTCGGCACCACGCCGCCCGATGACGCATCGAACGGATCGCGCAACCGGAACGCGCGAGCCGGCCCCATCCGCGCGCGGAAGAACGCGAGCAGAGTCGCGATATCGGCTTCGGAGCGCACCCCCGGCCCGACATCGTAGCGCGTTCGCGCCTCCGCCCAACTCGCGTTGCGCGCCTCGTGCCCGCCCGCGCTCGTCACGATCGCGGTGGAATATTCGGGTGCCACCTCCGCCTCGCGGCCGAGCGCGAGCGGGAACAGCACATCGTCGAACGCCTGCATCTCGTCCGCCTCCTCTTCGAAATGCACGAAACCATCGCGGATCACCTGCGGCAGCGCCCAGACGAACCCGCGCCGCACGCCGCGCGCCCGCGCGCGCTGCGCCGCCGCCTCGATCTCGCGCCAGCCGGCGGCGTCTTCGCGCCGCAGCACGAAGCCGGCGAGATAATCGGTCTCACCGGTCGCATAGCCGAGCCGCCCTTGCGCTTCGGCGAGGGCGTGCTCGCTCAAGGTGCTGTTGCCCGCGGTGACGTAGTCATAATCCTCAAGCTGAAGCACATCGAACGCGGGCCGCGCCCAGCCGAGCGGCAGATTGGCACGCCGCAGTTCGGGGGCATCCGCCGCCAGCACGGTCGGCAGATACGCGAGCAGATGCGCCTCGCACGCCGGCGCGACCGCCTTCACCGCCGCGACCAGCGCCGCCGTCGAGGCCGCCAGCACCGCGCCCGCCGCATCGAGCAGCGCCGTCGCCCCCGCCGACAGCGGCCCGCGCACGCTGGCGATCTCGATCGGATCGCCCAGCACCGCCCGCGCGGCCGCGTCGTACAGGCATGGCCGGCCATCGGGCATCACCCACCACCACGGCTCGCCGACCTGGAACTTCGGCGCCAGCCCCGCCGCCACCGCGATGCCGATCACCTCGGCGGCGACCGCGTGCAGATAGGCCATCGCGCCGCCATGCGCCGGCGATAGCAAGGTAGAGGGCGGCACCCAGCCGGTCAGCGCGGGCGACCCATCCCATGCGCCCTGCTTCCAGTCCGCCGGGCAATGCGCGTCGAACAGTTCGTAGCTGAGCGACCAGATCACATCATAGCCGAGCACCGCCGCGCGCTCGGCGAAGTCGCGCTGCCACGCCCGCGCCGCGACATTGAGCGCGCCCCCCGCCAGCGTCACGAGGCGCTCGGCGACGGTGAGCCGGAAATAATGGCTCATCCCGACATAGTGGACGATCGCGCCGCGATAGCCGAGGTGAAGCGCATTACGCAGGAGCCGCGCCGGCGTCAGATTGTAGCTGTCGTCATAGCCGCTGGCGATCTCGAGCGCGTGCGCGGGCACCACCGCGTCGCCGA
This genomic stretch from Sphingomonas panacis harbors:
- a CDS encoding DUF2460 domain-containing protein codes for the protein MAYWLAAARTHQAEGVISRFDPRFWTVDFPRPMMAAVTTIAPDALRVDAVFYRRNDLAGLIWAAEDRFDHPLLAYETARDFRGCRLAFRWRSAGVRPLDAIDGPVLTIEGRDAGGAARTWYVRLWNYATGTPEDAQVAIDFASVAGGFLLPDEAVPVWAGDIDRMFVSLVPPDYDTSDAPLAEPAEGWVELSGIACSGPGAVLAIGDAVVPAHALEIASGYDDSYNLTPARLLRNALHLGYRGAIVHYVGMSHYFRLTVAERLVTLAGGALNVAARAWQRDFAERAAVLGYDVIWSLSYELFDAHCPADWKQGAWDGSPALTGWVPPSTLLSPAHGGAMAYLHAVAAEVIGIAVAAGLAPKFQVGEPWWWVMPDGRPCLYDAAARAVLGDPIEIASVRGPLSAGATALLDAAGAVLAASTAALVAAVKAVAPACEAHLLAYLPTVLAADAPELRRANLPLGWARPAFDVLQLEDYDYVTAGNSTLSEHALAEAQGRLGYATGETDYLAGFVLRREDAAGWREIEAAAQRARARGVRRGFVWALPQVIRDGFVHFEEEADEMQAFDDVLFPLALGREAEVAPEYSTAIVTSAGGHEARNASWAEARTRYDVGPGVRSEADIATLLAFFRARMGPARAFRLRDPFDASSGGVVPTVLDQQIGIGDGIATRFALVKHYGAVVRRITRPVGGSVMVAVDGVASAAFSLAAGGMIDFDTAPAAGAVVTAGFRFDVPVRFAEDSLSVARATFLAGSAASVPLLEVREDVA